The stretch of DNA TTTATTTTAGAACACTGAAAAATAGAGTGCTTTCTCAAACTACTAATTAATAAAAGCCCTTAATGAAACCAAAAAAAATCCAACAAAAATTGCCCGTTAGTTACTTGATGTTTACTTACTGGGGGCGAATCAATAGATTGACCTATTGGCATGCTACGCTATTTATTTGGCTTGCATTTTATGTGTTGTACAATCTTATTGAATATGTGTTTGGGACAGCAGCCACTATTGTTTTATACCCTTTTCTGTTTTGGACGTTACTGGCAACGGCTAGTAAACGGCTGCACGATGTTGGAAAATCTGCTTATGCGATTGGGTGGATTGTCGTACCAATTGTAGGGCCGCTTTGGTTAGTATACCAACTGGGATTTAGAAAAGGAACCGTAGCGACCAATTCGTATGGAAATAATCCAAGGTTTGCCGATGATTATTTACAGGTGACCGATGAAAAGGAAATCCATCATCTAAAGACAAAGGAGCGCATCATCAATGATGTAACCACCTTAAATCCTATTATTGTTGCCCAAGTAAAAGTTCCCAAAACAATACAAGAAGTTCAACAGATTATCCAGCAAACAACGGGAACGATTTCTATCGGAGGGGGGCGTTTTAGTATGGGAGGACAAACCGCAAGTACCCAAAGTACTCATTTGGATATGCGACAACTCAATCAAGTTGTTGCTTTTTCTAAAGAACATAAGACGATAACAATACAGAGTGGAGCACGTTGGTGCGATTTGCAAGCTTATGTAGATGCCCATGATTTGAGTGTTATGATTATGCAAACCTATGCCAATTTTACGGTAGGAGGTTCTGTAAGTGTAAATGTACATGGTCGATACATGGGCTTAGGGCCTATTATTTTATCCATTTTATCGGTTGATGTTGTTTTGGCAGATGGTCGCTTGGTACATGCTAGTAGAACGGAGCAAGCCGATTTATTTTTTGGAATTGTTGGTGGTTATGGAGGATTGGGAGTATTGGTGCAGGTTGAATTTTCTCTGGCAGATAATATTCCAGTCAAACGAATTCACCAAAAGATGGATCGTAGTGAATACTGGGCATTTTTTGATAAACAGATACGTTTTAATCAAGAGGCGGTTTTTCACAATGCAGATATGTATTTGCCATCTATCCAGAAAATTAATGCCGTTACTTGGGTCAAAACAGACGAACAGCCCAATGTAAAACATCGATTGATGCCTTTAAAGGCTTCTTATCCTTTGGAGCGTTATTTTTTTTGGATGACTTCAGAGTCGCCCTTTGGAAAGTGGCGAAGGGAACACATTATTGAGCCCTTGTTTTATAGAAATAAACGAATTCATTGGAGAAATTATGAGGCAGGTTACGATGTGGCAGAGTTGGAGCCCAAATCAAGAAAGAATAAAACCTACGTATTGTTAGAATACTTTGTTCCTGTGGCAAAATTTGATGCCTTTTCAGTAACCATGAATGAAATCTTTTTGCGGCATAACGTAAATGTAATCAATATTTCTATCCGACATGCTATTCCTGATACAGGAGCCTATTTGGCTTGGGCGAGAGAAGAGGTGTTTGCTTTTGTTGTCTATTACAAACAAGGAACAAGCCCTGCTGCAAAAGGAGGGGTAGCTGTTTGGAACCGAGAATTAGTAGATGCGGTTATTGCAGTAGGAGGAACTTATTATTTGCCCTATCAAGCCCATGCAACCAAGGAACAATTCTTAAAAGCTTATCCCAATGCGCCTCAATTATTTGCTTTAAAAACTCAATTAGATCCTGATTTTAGATTTAGAAATGTCATTTGGGATCATTATTATCAGCCTAAAAAAGAACCAACAATGCCAACCAATAGTGAATTTCAACAAGTGTTTTCAGATACAAAACAAAGAGATGCCTTTTTTCATTTTTTGCAAGTGGTATACAATCTTTATCCAGAAGAAAAATTTCACCATCTAATTGTAGAGGCTTGTAAGGAAGAGACATCTGACCAAGCTATTTACAAATGGGTACAAAGTCGTTTGCCTAGTATTAAGCCATTTTTGGCAGATTTGCGGTATGGATTGCCTGCGCTCAAGAAGCAAAAACAAGAAATGTCAAGGCAAACCTTGGAATTATTGGATGGGCAAAAAACAATTGATGGTTATATAGAAATCGGAGCCCCTGCACGTTATGTTTCGGATTTAAGGAAGCATATAAACCTAAAAGGGGATTGTTACATTATTCATGATAGTGAGCCAGATTACTCGATTCCGTCTATGCTAGAGCGGGGACAAATTAGAAAATTAGGAAAATACATTCCTTTAGACTATAAACCAATTGATCCTGCTGTTGTTGCCAACGAAAGTATTGATGTGGTGACCTGTTTTATTGGCTTGCATCATTGTCCAATCGATCAACTAGTGCCTTTTGTCCAATCGATTCATAGAGTTTTACGCAAAGGAGGAAAATTTATACTTAGAGATCACGATGCTGGAAACGAGCAAATGGCAACCTTCTGTTCTTTGGTGCATACTGTATTTAATTTAGGGCTGAATGAAAGTTGGGAGTTTGACCAAGCCGAGTTCAGAAATTTTAAATCTATAGAAGAGTGGTGTAGCTTTATAAGTAGCGTAGGATTTAGAGATGCGGGTAAGAGAATCTTGCAACACAAGGACCCTTCTGATAATACATTGGTCTCATTGATAAAAGAATAGCCATGAATCGATTAAGACTATTTATTGTTGTATTAGCGTTGATTGCAGGCTGTATTCACTATGCCAAAGAACAACGTATGCCATCTACCTACCCAGAAGGGGAAGGCTTGCTTATTGATAAAGCATGGTTAAAAAGTACTGAAAAATCAATTGTACCTGCTCCAAATAAGAGAGCCGCAGACAATACATTTTGGGTATATCCCGAATGGTATTTAGTGCATAGTCCTGCTGAGCAAGCCGATTATTTCAAGCATCACACAGCCACAACTTTATCTTATGTAACCCATCACGAACAGTTTTGGGACAGTTACCGTATTCTATCAGAGCAGATGGAAGGCAATTTTAAGTTAAATAGTGAGTATCAAACCATGGTGATGGTAATTGGATGGAGTACATCGACCGAATACTTAATGAAAGCTTGGTATGAGAAAGTTATTGGACGAATGACAGATACAGGAGTACCCCTCACAGAAGAAGATCAATTTAATGCAAAATACATGCAGGATTATGTTGATTTTATTCGAAAAGAACCTTGGTTTAATTTTGATTATTGGAACCAACTTCAACGTTTATGGACAAGCACTGCTTGGTTTGGAGCCAACTTTTTTCGGAAGTGGGAACGAAAATATGTTCTAACATCTGAATTTTTGTTCAAAGCAGCTTATGGCAAATTGATGAAAATGGGGTCAGAATCTGTTTTTGGGGAGGAGTTGCTAACAACCGTTGTGGTGACGGATCAACTGCCTCAAAATTTAGATGCCAATACTCAACTCATAGAGCAGTTGCCAAATGGTTCGGCAATTGTTAGTTTGCCTCGTTATGCGGCATTTGTTCCAGCTATAACCACTTTGGCAAAACAAGGGATTCAAGTAACCGAAATTGCAGGAAATCGCAGCGCTATTTTGGTAAGTGTTTTAGCTGAAAATGATTTTGATTTTGCATTAGAGCATTGTCAAGTGCTATTTCGACAGCCCATCACCTCTAAAGAAAATGAACAGCGCATTGTTTTTGTAACGCCTGTACCACAACTTTGCAATACACTCAATACCTTAACCCAAAACAAGATTAAGGTAGAGCATATTTATGATTTTTAAGGCTAGTTACAAGCGTTAATTTTTAGAAGAATGGATTAAAAACGTTTATAGTGCTTAGATTTACTTTGATGAATAAGCTTAATCGCATTCTTTTCTATTTTAAAATATTGAGAACCCACTTTGAATGCTTCGCCATCTTCTTTGTTGGCTAAGTCTGTAATATCATCGTCAATAGTGTGAATAGAGCCTTTGGTATAACGAGCCAAATAAATATAATCTAGATTAACCACATCCCCTTTGGCAATGCCACAAACAACTACCCGTACAGGTTTGCCCAATTTCATTAATCTAGGAATCAAGCGGAAATCTCTAACTCTAGAAAAATTGTCAGCAATTAGAACCACCCCTTTGCAATTAGGGAATTTTTTTATCCCATAAAGAATAGCCTCAATGTCGTTTTCAGAGGCTTTGCCCCCTTGTCCATTTCGCATAGCTTCAAAAGCCATTTCCTCGATTTCTTTTACATTGTCGGCACTGGTATAATAGCAACCACCAGAGTAACCCAAAGGACCATCAGGCTGGTCGTCTCCATCGTTAAAAAAGACAAACTTTTCGGTTGTGTTTTTTTGTATATGCCCCTTTAAGAAAAGTAAAGTTTGAGTAAGATAAGGATGCATACTGCCTGTTACGTCTTGTACCACAACATGATCTTCCCACCTTCCTAATGTTCGATTCATAACAGCATAAACCACAGAGTCTGAAGTGATTTCAGCGATAACTTTTTCAGGTTCAGGAGCGGCATCTAAATCGGGAACTTCACGCTCTGTAACGGTCATGATTTCTTCATACTTGGTTCGGTATTCTTTAGGGCGTTTAGGACCTTTGGTTTTAAATTTTTTGCCTTTTTTGCGTTTGTTTTTATTTTTAGCCAAGTACATTCCTGTCCAAAATCGTTTTTTCTTTTTGGTATAAGTCGTATCTAAAACAATTTTGGTCGCTGTTGATTTATTGAGCAAGGTTTTGATTTTAGCTACTTCCTCATTGGTTTCCAATGTTCGAGTTTCTGGCTCATCCACCCGTAAATCCATGGCTGTTCCAATCGTAATTCCATTTTTGGTCGTTACTCGATGAGGTTTGAGATAAATCACAAAACCATGAAAATAAGTTTGCGCTTCACCATAATCCATGGTTCCGTTTTGCGCCATCAAATTCCAGTCAATTAAGTTGTTGTTAAAGGCTTGTGGAAAGAATTTTTGGAACATCTCATAACGCTCTTTATTGAGTTTGACTTGATCAAAAGTCTTACTTCTTCTAAAAACAGTATAAACCAAGTCAATTCGTTCTATTAGCGTATCTCGCAAGGTATGAAATAAGGCTTTGTCCTCTTCTGTAAATAAGAATTTAGAATAGTTCATGGGCAGATAAATAATGTATTTACTCTGTCGTGAAGTATCGTATTGAGGGAGTTCAAATTCTTTTGCCTTAGATAGCAACTCAGGAGTAACAACAATGCTATCCATTTCCTGGCTGTGTGCAAATTGTCCAATGAACAATAATAGGAATATAAGCGCCTTAATCTTCATAACCGTTTTAATTTTTAGGGAGCAAGGTACATAAGATTTTAGGAAATTATGCACGTTTAAAATGATTATTTTGCAATTTGCTTGTGCCTCTTGCTCCGCAGATGATTCCAATAAATTTAATTAAGGAACTGCTATCCAGTTTTTGGGGAACAGCGAAAAGACCTATCCCTGCGTTATAAGAGTAGGCAGGCATGCTAAACCATAAAACCGCCCTTTTAACTAGTAGACCTTTATCTACTAGTTTTTTCTTTTGGGGAAACATCAGCGATCTTTTTCATCCATTCAAAAGCTAAACGATCTATATTGCCCGTCTGAGAATGAAAAGCAGATACATTGGATAGAATGACAATCCCTTTTTGATTGGGAACATCCATTATCATAGAGGAGGTATAGCCTCCAGTGCCCCCATTGTGCCAATGGTAGTTTGCCCCACTTTTAGCGTGGATGATATGCCAACCCAATGCAATATCCATCTTTTCTCCAATCGTATGAGTTTTGGTTTGTTGCAAGGCAAAAACTTTGTTTTTTATTTCAAAATTGGCTCGTACAAATTTAGACAAATCACGTACAGACGAAAGAATATTGCCAGCAGGAGCTAAAACTTCTAAATCCCAATTACTAGTAACAGAACCAGTCGGATCAAGTCCTTTGATGAACGTACCTTTGACAGAATCTCTGAGTGTTGTAGAATGGTTCATTTGGAGCGGCTCAAATACGATTGTTTGCAATAAATCTTCGTAAGACTGCTTCGTTTTTTGGCATAAAGCATAACCCAATAAACCTGCACCCAAGTTCGAGTAAGCATACTGCTCCCCGATGGCTGAACTTAGTGTAAGTTCTTTGGCACAATATTCTTTTAATTTTTGAGCATTATAACCTTTGTATGGGTTATCGGGATTGTTTGCCATCATGGCGAATAGATTGTCGGGAAGGCGAGGCAAACCAGCAGTGTGGTTAGCCAGTGTTTTGAACGTTATTTTGGGTCTGCCTTTTAACTTAAAGGGGAGTGATTTTTTGATCGTTTGTTCTAATTTGATTTTACCTTTAACGACTTGGTCTGCCAACAGAGTTGACGTAAAAACTTTGGTAATAGAACCAATTTCAAAAATAGAGTTTTTGTTTTCTTTGGGTTCAAAACCCGTTTCTTTTTTGATAAAGCCATAAAAGGTAATTTGTTCTCCATTAATCACCGCAATAGAAAGCTCTGTATAGGTGGGAAAATTGCTGCCATATTTTTTAACGAATTCTAATGGCGATTGAGCTGTACTTATTTTGAAAAAGAATAAGGGGAATAAAAACACTAAAAGATACTTCATAATGCAGTTGATTGAGTTCGTAATTGATGTCGTGTAAATTAAGCTTGTTTTTGAAGGATTGGTTCCTTCCTAGGAGGAGAACTTTTTGAAAAGCTAGGGGATTAGAATAGATATTTATACCATTTTTTTGTTTTAACTAAAAAGTTGATTTTTTATTTTATTCTAATAATTGGCAACTTTTTTGCTTATCATGTGGGCACTTCCCCTTAACTCAAAAAGATATTTAATCGTCCTATTAGGTAGCTGCTGGCTACTTAATGTTAACAAAATGAAAATTCATGCGAATAAAAATGTTGCTTAATCAGTTGTTGCCTCAAACTAAAGAGTCAATTGGTTTTATTGCGTTCAAAGCTTTTTTTAAGAAAGAACTCAATCGATTAAGAAAAAGCAAAAAGCCAACCAACTGTTTCATTATTCACGATTTTGTTTATCCTGATAAGCCTGAAAAAAAATTGCCTATTGTTGTTTTTGGAAAGCCAGAGGGAGAATGGAAAAAATTTATGCTAGGCAATGAAGGAATTAAGAGAAAGCAACGAGATGCTGTTATCGGAACCTGTGAACTACTCGCAGGAAAAGAAGGGGAGACATTAGCATTTACCCTAAAAAAGGGAAAGGCTAGACCTAAAATGTTGACCCGAAAAATTAATAAATTTTTGATGCCCCAAGCAAAGGGATTTTGTATTGTTAATGGAGAACAACCAAATGAAAGGCTCTACGAAAAAGATTCCGATGTCGATACGGTTATAGAAGAATTGGACAAGAATAAATCCATGAAAACCTACCTGAAATTGGAGCGTGCTTATGGGAAAATACTTGCAATTGTAGCGGTTAAACCAGAAGCAGCAAGCATTAATATTTTAAAAATGTTAGAACAAATTGGAAGCTGGTATGAAGGGTATAAGCAGCTTCCTGAAAACATAAAAAATAAGCATCAAAAAGAATATGGTTTAATTGAAGAAATTGAACGTAAATTTGAAAAGCTACTCCACCAAGTTCAGGAATCAGAAACGCTAATAAAAGGAACCTTTGTAGAGGAAAACGATGAAGATTTGGAAGAGGTGGATGCAGCAGAGACTTCGATTGATAATTCGGAGGATTATAATGACTATGATGATGAGCAGCTAGGGAGTGATATGGGCTTGTTAAGCCAAGAAGAAGCGGTTGAGATTGGTCATAGCTTTGCAGAGACCAAACGGGAGTTAGCGGTCGTTGCTATTGAGTTGAAAAAACTCAAAACTAAGCGCAACTTATCCGCTAAAGAACAACAACAACTTCAGGACTTAACCGCAAAAGAGGCAGCATTGGCTCAGGAAAGAGCTCAGGAAACTCATAGCTTATTTGAATATTGGAAAAAAGAAATGGGCTGGGCTGCTAGTTCCCCAAGAGAGATTTTACAGCATTATGATAACAACTGGTTCAAGTTTAAAGAAGCATTGGCTTATTGGGATCAATCCAATCCTAAAGAAGATTTTTATTCAATTCAATTGGCCGCATTAGAGGAACTGTTGCATTACCGAAAAAAGGTAGTGGATCAACTGTTGGAAGAGACCAAGAAAGTGGTTTATCAACAAATAATGGCAAAGCCTACTGTTGATACCTTTGACCAAAAAGAAATCAAAGCTTTTGCTTTTGGTAGTACAACTCCAACCTCTGATTATGATGTAACCTTCCAAATTGATCGCTATCCTCAATATGAATATTTATGCGTTAAGTATTTTAACGATACTTTTGTGCAGCGATTTGGAGTTAATGCAGGGATGTTGTTTGATACCAATGTTTATACCACTGGTTTTATGCCCACCACGA from Aureispira anguillae encodes:
- a CDS encoding serine hydrolase domain-containing protein, encoding MKYLLVFLFPLFFFKISTAQSPLEFVKKYGSNFPTYTELSIAVINGEQITFYGFIKKETGFEPKENKNSIFEIGSITKVFTSTLLADQVVKGKIKLEQTIKKSLPFKLKGRPKITFKTLANHTAGLPRLPDNLFAMMANNPDNPYKGYNAQKLKEYCAKELTLSSAIGEQYAYSNLGAGLLGYALCQKTKQSYEDLLQTIVFEPLQMNHSTTLRDSVKGTFIKGLDPTGSVTSNWDLEVLAPAGNILSSVRDLSKFVRANFEIKNKVFALQQTKTHTIGEKMDIALGWHIIHAKSGANYHWHNGGTGGYTSSMIMDVPNQKGIVILSNVSAFHSQTGNIDRLAFEWMKKIADVSPKEKTSR
- a CDS encoding FAD-binding protein, giving the protein MKPKKIQQKLPVSYLMFTYWGRINRLTYWHATLFIWLAFYVLYNLIEYVFGTAATIVLYPFLFWTLLATASKRLHDVGKSAYAIGWIVVPIVGPLWLVYQLGFRKGTVATNSYGNNPRFADDYLQVTDEKEIHHLKTKERIINDVTTLNPIIVAQVKVPKTIQEVQQIIQQTTGTISIGGGRFSMGGQTASTQSTHLDMRQLNQVVAFSKEHKTITIQSGARWCDLQAYVDAHDLSVMIMQTYANFTVGGSVSVNVHGRYMGLGPIILSILSVDVVLADGRLVHASRTEQADLFFGIVGGYGGLGVLVQVEFSLADNIPVKRIHQKMDRSEYWAFFDKQIRFNQEAVFHNADMYLPSIQKINAVTWVKTDEQPNVKHRLMPLKASYPLERYFFWMTSESPFGKWRREHIIEPLFYRNKRIHWRNYEAGYDVAELEPKSRKNKTYVLLEYFVPVAKFDAFSVTMNEIFLRHNVNVINISIRHAIPDTGAYLAWAREEVFAFVVYYKQGTSPAAKGGVAVWNRELVDAVIAVGGTYYLPYQAHATKEQFLKAYPNAPQLFALKTQLDPDFRFRNVIWDHYYQPKKEPTMPTNSEFQQVFSDTKQRDAFFHFLQVVYNLYPEEKFHHLIVEACKEETSDQAIYKWVQSRLPSIKPFLADLRYGLPALKKQKQEMSRQTLELLDGQKTIDGYIEIGAPARYVSDLRKHINLKGDCYIIHDSEPDYSIPSMLERGQIRKLGKYIPLDYKPIDPAVVANESIDVVTCFIGLHHCPIDQLVPFVQSIHRVLRKGGKFILRDHDAGNEQMATFCSLVHTVFNLGLNESWEFDQAEFRNFKSIEEWCSFISSVGFRDAGKRILQHKDPSDNTLVSLIKE